Proteins encoded by one window of Flagellimonas lutaonensis:
- a CDS encoding zinc-ribbon domain-containing protein, which yields MILFFGTRPGKKVEQRLHGVSCSHCGQTGTLTAVSQPNYFHLFWLPLFRVQTLQFAECSHCKRAYYKEEFSTEMREAISK from the coding sequence ATGATTCTCTTCTTTGGAACTCGACCCGGAAAAAAGGTGGAACAGCGGCTTCACGGGGTTTCTTGTTCCCATTGCGGACAGACAGGTACATTGACGGCGGTATCACAGCCCAATTACTTTCACCTGTTCTGGTTACCATTGTTTCGTGTACAGACCCTTCAATTTGCCGAATGCTCGCATTGCAAGCGGGCCTATTATAAGGAGGAATTTTCTACTGAAATGAGGGAAGCGATTTCTAAATAA